One bacterium genomic window carries:
- a CDS encoding Zn-ribbon domain-containing OB-fold protein, which yields MPSARYTREIPQRYRLEAGKCSSCGKVYYPPRRVCPCGGRDFETVTLSDTGKVVTYTIIRVGPSDFAEEVPYGLGIVEVDGGVRLMAQLVDVPLEEIKAGMPVRLEFRKIYQEGEAGIICYGHKAVPA from the coding sequence ATGCCCTCGGCCCGATATACGAGAGAGATCCCGCAGCGCTACCGCCTCGAGGCCGGCAAGTGCTCGAGCTGCGGCAAGGTATACTACCCGCCGCGGCGCGTGTGCCCGTGCGGCGGCCGGGACTTCGAAACGGTTACGTTGTCTGATACCGGCAAGGTCGTGACGTACACGATTATCCGCGTGGGGCCGAGCGATTTCGCGGAGGAGGTGCCGTACGGCCTCGGCATCGTCGAGGTCGACGGCGGCGTACGGCTGATGGCGCAGCTGGTCGACGTGCCGCTCGAAGAGATAAAGGCCGGTATGCCGGTCCGCCTCGAGTTCCGCAAGATATACCAGGAGGGCGAGGCCGGGATAATATGTTACGGCCACAAGGCCGTCCCGGCGTAA
- a CDS encoding thiolase domain-containing protein, with protein sequence MRDVAIIGVGANPKWGELWGQSLRDIFVEAALAAIDDAGVDHVDGMYVGCMSSGLFAGQEHIGSLLADYLGQRHLPATRVESACASGGAAVKMAALEVASGHSDIVLAGGVEKMTDVGGGDATYALGTAADAEYECYHGATFPGLYAMIARAHMDRYGTTPEMLAQVAVKNHDNGALNAMAQYPFHIRAKQVLDSIMVADPLHILDCSPITDGAAAAILCPLETAKKLSKKLPIKIAGFGHATDTIQLAQREDMTWLGATAKAAEQAFEMAGVAPKDVDLFEVHDCFTIAELVVIESLGLVGKGEAGKATLEGRTARDGDLPVNTSGGLKSKGHPVGATGVAQVMEVVKQLRGEAGERQVKDAKRGLTQNMGGSGGSAVVHILEVA encoded by the coding sequence ATGAGGGACGTTGCCATAATCGGCGTGGGCGCCAACCCGAAGTGGGGCGAGCTGTGGGGGCAGTCGTTGCGCGATATTTTCGTGGAGGCGGCGCTCGCGGCCATAGACGACGCCGGCGTCGACCACGTCGATGGCATGTACGTGGGCTGTATGTCGTCGGGGCTATTCGCGGGGCAGGAGCACATCGGCTCGCTATTGGCGGATTACTTGGGCCAGCGGCACCTGCCCGCGACGCGCGTCGAGAGCGCTTGCGCCTCGGGCGGCGCGGCCGTCAAGATGGCGGCGCTGGAAGTCGCGAGCGGCCACAGCGATATAGTCCTCGCCGGCGGCGTGGAGAAGATGACGGACGTCGGCGGCGGCGACGCGACGTACGCGTTGGGGACCGCCGCGGACGCCGAGTACGAGTGCTACCACGGCGCAACCTTCCCGGGCCTGTACGCCATGATCGCCCGCGCCCATATGGACCGCTACGGCACGACGCCGGAAATGCTGGCGCAGGTGGCCGTTAAGAACCACGACAACGGCGCCCTCAACGCCATGGCGCAGTACCCGTTCCATATCCGCGCGAAGCAGGTTCTCGATTCCATCATGGTCGCGGACCCGCTGCACATCCTCGACTGCTCGCCCATCACGGACGGCGCCGCGGCGGCGATCCTGTGCCCGCTCGAGACGGCGAAGAAGCTCTCGAAGAAGCTGCCGATAAAAATCGCCGGCTTCGGCCACGCCACCGACACCATTCAGCTCGCTCAGCGCGAGGATATGACCTGGCTCGGGGCGACGGCCAAGGCCGCCGAGCAGGCGTTCGAGATGGCGGGCGTGGCGCCTAAAGACGTCGACCTCTTCGAGGTCCACGACTGCTTCACCATTGCCGAGCTCGTCGTGATAGAATCGTTGGGGCTGGTGGGGAAGGGCGAGGCCGGCAAGGCCACGCTCGAGGGCCGGACCGCCCGCGACGGCGACCTCCCGGTCAATACCTCCGGCGGCCTGAAATCGAAGGGCCACCCCGTCGGCGCGACCGGCGTGGCGCAGGTGATGGAAGTGGTGAAGCAGCTCCGCGGCGAGGCCGGCGAGCGCCAGGTGAAGGACGCCAAACGCGGCCTGACGCAGAACATGGGCGGCTCGGGCGGCTCCGCGGTGGTTCACATATTGGAGGTGGCGTAG
- a CDS encoding hydroxymethylglutaryl-CoA synthase, whose amino-acid sequence MAGIVGWGCHMPRYRIKVEEIAKVWGADAQAYKKGLNVQEKSVPAPDTDTITLSVTAARRAVARAGVDPAAIGACYVGSESHPYAVKPSGTTVAEALGATPECRCADFEFACKAGTEAMSVALRLVDAGEVTYALGIGADTSQGAPGDALEYTASAGAAAFVMGADNLVAECEHTYSYMTDTADFWRREHQYYPQHAGRFTGEPAYFKHVIGCATAIMDKAGLKPADFAYCVFHQPNGKFPATVAKKLGFNPHQWEQGLLCPLLGNTYSGSSPMGLTAILDVAKAGDRILHVSYGSGAGSDGFVFRCTDRIAEVQKAAPQTRELLEGERFYLQYGEYAKFRGKIIMNVKGA is encoded by the coding sequence ATGGCGGGAATAGTAGGCTGGGGCTGCCACATGCCGCGCTATCGCATTAAAGTCGAAGAGATAGCGAAGGTGTGGGGCGCCGACGCCCAGGCATACAAGAAGGGCCTCAACGTCCAGGAGAAGTCGGTCCCGGCGCCCGACACCGATACCATAACGCTCTCGGTTACGGCGGCGCGGCGCGCGGTCGCTCGAGCCGGCGTCGACCCGGCCGCCATCGGCGCCTGCTACGTCGGCTCCGAGTCGCACCCCTACGCCGTCAAGCCGTCCGGGACGACGGTGGCGGAGGCGCTGGGCGCGACGCCCGAGTGCCGCTGCGCCGACTTCGAGTTCGCGTGCAAGGCCGGCACCGAGGCGATGTCCGTAGCGCTCCGGTTAGTGGACGCCGGCGAGGTGACGTACGCGCTCGGCATCGGCGCCGACACGTCGCAGGGCGCCCCCGGCGACGCGTTGGAGTACACCGCCTCCGCGGGGGCCGCGGCCTTCGTAATGGGCGCGGACAACCTGGTGGCCGAGTGCGAGCACACCTATTCTTATATGACCGACACCGCGGACTTCTGGCGCCGCGAGCACCAGTATTACCCGCAGCACGCAGGCCGCTTCACCGGCGAGCCCGCGTACTTCAAGCACGTCATCGGTTGCGCGACGGCGATTATGGATAAGGCCGGCCTCAAACCCGCCGACTTCGCGTACTGCGTCTTCCACCAACCCAACGGCAAGTTCCCGGCGACGGTCGCTAAAAAACTCGGCTTCAATCCGCATCAGTGGGAACAGGGCTTGCTTTGCCCGCTGCTCGGCAACACGTACTCCGGCTCCTCGCCCATGGGCCTGACCGCTATCCTCGACGTCGCGAAGGCCGGCGACCGCATCCTGCACGTCTCGTACGGCTCGGGCGCCGGCTCCGACGGCTTCGTCTTCCGCTGCACGGACCGCATCGCCGAGGTCCAGAAGGCCGCGCCGCAGACGCGGGAGCTGCTGGAGGGCGAGCGCTTCTACTTGCAATACGGCGAGTACGCGAAGTTCCGCGGCAAGATAATCATGAACGTCAAAGGAGCGTAA